GACATTGACACACTGGAAGACTACCAAAAATACATCAATTCCACACACTAGCCCTCCGTATTCTCCACCGTTCGCCGATGCAGAACCTCCGTTGACCGAATAGGCCGAAACTATCCGCTCCAGCTGAAGTATCTTTGAAATGAACACACAGATCAAGGAGACTTCGATGGATTACACTTCATCCCCTCAGTACCGGGGATCACTTATCGCAGGAATTCTTCTGCTTGCTGTCGGCGTTGCTTTTCTTCTCGATAATTTTCATGTCATCTATATCGGCGAGCCAGTCTCGCATTTTTGGCCCCTCATCATCGTCGCTCTAGGACTCGTCAGAATCTTCCAGGGCGAGAATTCGTCAGAACGGCGGAAGGGCTTCGGCTGGATGTTTTTCGGACTCTGGCTTTTAGTCTCGGTTCTTCATATGTTCGGATTGACCTTTCACAACTCCTGGCCACTTCTCCTGATCGGCTTCGGCATCAATGCCATCTGGAAAGCGGTGACACCGCATGCCGAGTGGCGCATATCAAAGGGATAAGACCATGGCAACAAACAATTTCAAGATGAGCTTTCAACTCATGCTCGGCGTTTTCATCATCCTTCTGGGTGTCCTGTACACCCTGGAGAACCTTGGAATTCTGTACGCCCACAACATTCTGCGATACTGGCCGATCCTGATTGCCTTCTATGGTGCTTCGCGGGTTGCGCAAAGCCAGACCGTTGCGCAGAAGGCATGGGGTGTTTTCTGGATCATCGTGGGGTCATTCTGGTTCCTCGATCGGCTCGACATTCTCTACTTCAACATCTGGGATCTCTGGCCGTTGATCCTCGTCGCACTTGGCGCCAGCCTGATCTGGAGACCGACACGGAGCCGCCATGGGTTCCCCGGAATGAGCACTGTCGGTGACAGCAGCTCAACGATCAACGCGTTTGCGCTGATGGGCGGGTTCAAGCGTTCGAACGATTCGCAGGATTTTCGCGGCGGCGAAGCAACGGCGATCATGGGGGGATGTGAACTCGACTTGCGGAGAGCCTCCATTCAGGAAGGTGAGGCGGAATTACACGTGATCGCGATCATGGGCGGCATTGAAATCTGGGTGCCCGAAAATTGGATCGTCGTCATGCAGGGGGTTCCCCTGCTGGGCGGTTTCGAGGACAAGACTCATCCTTCTCAGGCAGACACAAACAAACGCTTGATTGTGAAAGGGTATTCTGTGATGGGCGGCGTGGAGATCAAGAACTGATCCATGCACCCCATCCTCGCACATCAGGAACGTATCAGCATCTACCTGCTCGGCTGGCTGGTGTTCGGCATCATGCTGGCAGCGGTGCTTGCGTTGCCTCACGACGATTTCACATGGACTGAAGCGCTCGGCGTCGCGATCCCACTCACCATGGTGTACGGCGCTATCTGCCTGTCATCATGGTATGTATGCAGAGTGTACCCGCTGCAGAAAACGCCGTTTGCACGCGTGCTGCTCGTGCAGGCGCTGGCCGGGATCCTGACAATTCTGATCTGGGTGGCGGTCGCGGCCGCCTGGGTCGTGTTCCTCCAGAACGCTTTTTCTCTGCCGACGCTGCGACCTCATGTGCTCGCCAAAGCTCCCCTCTTCATCGGCGTTGGATTCATCATGTACAGTCTGACCGTGGCTATTCACTATCTCATCGTTACGTTTGAGGCCTCGAAGGATTCGGAGCAACGAGAGCTTCAGTCGAGGATCTTCGCCCAGGAAGCAGAGCTCAAAGCGCTCCGTGCACAGATCAATCCGCACTTCCTTTTCAACAGCCTGAATTCCATCAGCGCTCTTGCGACACAAAACCCTGCAGCTGTTCGGGCGATGACGCTCCGCCTCGCTGATTTTCTCCGGAAAAGTCTGCGGCTCGGCGCTCAGGAGTCCATTCGGTTGGAGGAAGAAGTGTCGATGTCCCTCAGCTTCCTCGAAATCGAACAGATCCGCTACGGTTCCAGGCTCCAGATCGTCCAGAAAATCGAAGAGGTTTGCAGGGATTGTGTTGTCCCGCCGCTGATCCTCCAACCGTTGATCGAAAATGCCGTTCATCATGGAATCGCACATATGCTCGACGGTGGTACGATCACGCTTGAGGCTGAATGGCGGGGAAGCGTTCTCCACGTGAGAATCGAAAACCCGATAGATCCCGATCGCCCGAGGAAAAGCAAGGGGGGGCTCGGGTTGGAGAATGTCAGCAAGAGGCTCCGGGCAATTTACAAAGACGATGCGCAGCTGCAAACGTCCGAGAGTGATGGTATGTTTCATTCGGACCTGTGGCTGCCGGCTCAGACGAGCCCCGGGTTCCGCCGAACTGCTCCGGTCACTGCACCATCTACTGTCCAGCTATAGCCATCCTCCTTCTTTCCGCAGGCAGAATTCCCAGATGTGCAATCGGAATTGACTGAAAGAGATGCCGGAAATCGATCTCTTTTGCTATCTTTACTACTAGACCTATGGACACGACACGAGCTATAATCGTTGATGACGAGGAACTGGCACGCAGTATCATTCGCGAGTACCTCGCCGAGCACGTAGAAATTGAGATTGTGGCTGAGTGTTCGAACGGATTTGAAGCCGTCAAGGCGGTCACGGAGCTGAAACCTGATCTTCTCTTTCTTGACGTTCAGATGCCGAAGCTGAACGGGTTCGAAGTCCTTGAGCTCGTCGAGTCCGATATCGTCGTCATCTTCATCACGGCCTACGAGCAGTATGCGGTCAGGGCGTTCGAGGTTCACGCCGTCGACTATTTGCTCAAACCTTTCAGCAGGGAGCGATTTGATGAGGCGCTGGAACGCGCCAAGGAAAAGCTCGACCTGCGCCAGTTTCCTCCCCAGCAGGAGATCATCAGCTCGGCACGACCAAAGGGAGAGACTGTTGAGCGGGTTCTCATCCGCGACGGCTCGCGCGTCTTCGTCATCCCCGCAGAGAAGATCGACTATGTTGAAGCTCAGGATGATTACATCGCGATCAAGTCAGAAGGCAAGACCCATCTCAAGAAGCAGCGGTTGTCCGATCTTCAGGCGCTGCTCGATCCGGCGCGTTTCGTACGCGTCCACCGGTCGTACATCCTCAACATCGATCGCCTGGTGCGTCTCGAGCTCTACGCAAAAGACAGTCGGATGGCTATTCTGAAAGACGGGACGCAACTCCAGGTTAGCAGATCGGGTTATGACAAGTTGAAGGAGATGCTGTAGAGTCGATCTGACAGGTCTCACAGACCTGTCAGATTTTACAAGGACGGAGATACCATTGCAGAAGATCGTCAAACTCGAGTCGGGTAAGTTCTATCATATCTATAACCGGGGCAACAACAAAGGATACATCTTCTTCGAGGAGCGAAACTATGCTTACTTCTTGGATCGCTACAAGGAGTACATAGGTGGAATTGCTGACACCTTTGCATATTGCTTGTTGCGGAATCATTTCCACTTCCTCGTTCGTTTCAAAGACACTTGCGACTCTTCGCAGAGTATTGCTCCGCTGCAAGTTCCCGTGAACCTCTCCAAGCCATTCTCTGACTTCTTCAACTGCTACACAAAGGCCATCAACAAGGCATGCTTTCGGACAGGAGGCTTGTTTGAAGGACCGTTTCGCAGGATTGAGGTTGCCACTGAGGCGTACCTGATACAACTACTTCTCTATATCCATCTGAATCCTCAGCGACATGGAGTTGATAAGAACTTTGAGGAATACCCTCACTCTTCATACAGATTGCTGATCTCAGATGAAAGCACCACCCTAAAAAGACGTGAGGTGCTCAGCTGGTTCGGATCGAAGCAGTCCTATATCGAAGCTCATCGGTCTTATCGCGATGAAACGGTTCTCAAACGACTAGTTGGAGATGATGACGAGGGAGGCTGGTGAGATCTGACAGGTCTCAAAGACCTGTCAGATCTACCATGCAGCCAACGGTGTGTTCCATTGTTTCAGGTTTCGACTCTCAGTTCCCAAAATTCCTAACGATATGCCCGCCGGAAATCCAGCTACCAGCAATCCCTCCATAGTGCAGACGGCTCAACGCGGTGACCCCGCCGAGAGAGCGAAGGCCATCGAGCACATTGTCGTTGCCCATTGGAAACCGTTATACAAGTATGTCCGCGCCCAGTACCGACTGTCGCATACGGAGGCATGGACGATCACGCTGAATTTTCTCAAGCTCCTTGACGAGGGGATATTTTTCGCCAAGTTCGACGGCAGTAAGACGTCGTTGCGGGAATTCATCAGGGGAAGACTTGATGTGTTCATGCCGACTCCGGCTGCGAGAAAAGTCATCGCCCCCCCGACAACCATTGACATCGTAGGCGCTGAGGAGGAGTTTCTGGCGGATCAGACAGCCCCGAATCAATCCGCAATCGAATACTATAACAACGAATGGGTGCGAAACCTCCTCACGCTGGCAGTCGAAGAGCTGCATAACAAGCTGGCCTCAGAAGGGAAGAGCCGGGATGCCGAGCTGTTCATGAAGCTCGATCTCCAGGACAGGTCTGGAGATCAGCGCGTCACTCTCGAAGCCGTCGCCAACGAACTCTCGATGCCGTTGGGCGACGCCTGGAACTCTCTCGCAAAAACACGCCAGCGGTTTCAGAACATCCTCATCGACCTCATCCGGTCGTTCATATCTTCAGATGCGGAATTCCGCCGGGAAATCCAGACATTCATGCACTCATGATTTTCTC
Above is a window of Ignavibacteriales bacterium DNA encoding:
- a CDS encoding histidine kinase, which gives rise to MHPILAHQERISIYLLGWLVFGIMLAAVLALPHDDFTWTEALGVAIPLTMVYGAICLSSWYVCRVYPLQKTPFARVLLVQALAGILTILIWVAVAAAWVVFLQNAFSLPTLRPHVLAKAPLFIGVGFIMYSLTVAIHYLIVTFEASKDSEQRELQSRIFAQEAELKALRAQINPHFLFNSLNSISALATQNPAAVRAMTLRLADFLRKSLRLGAQESIRLEEEVSMSLSFLEIEQIRYGSRLQIVQKIEEVCRDCVVPPLILQPLIENAVHHGIAHMLDGGTITLEAEWRGSVLHVRIENPIDPDRPRKSKGGLGLENVSKRLRAIYKDDAQLQTSESDGMFHSDLWLPAQTSPGFRRTAPVTAPSTVQL
- a CDS encoding DUF5668 domain-containing protein, translated to MNTQIKETSMDYTSSPQYRGSLIAGILLLAVGVAFLLDNFHVIYIGEPVSHFWPLIIVALGLVRIFQGENSSERRKGFGWMFFGLWLLVSVLHMFGLTFHNSWPLLLIGFGINAIWKAVTPHAEWRISKG
- a CDS encoding LytTR family DNA-binding domain-containing protein; translated protein: MDTTRAIIVDDEELARSIIREYLAEHVEIEIVAECSNGFEAVKAVTELKPDLLFLDVQMPKLNGFEVLELVESDIVVIFITAYEQYAVRAFEVHAVDYLLKPFSRERFDEALERAKEKLDLRQFPPQQEIISSARPKGETVERVLIRDGSRVFVIPAEKIDYVEAQDDYIAIKSEGKTHLKKQRLSDLQALLDPARFVRVHRSYILNIDRLVRLELYAKDSRMAILKDGTQLQVSRSGYDKLKEML
- a CDS encoding DUF5668 domain-containing protein — encoded protein: MATNNFKMSFQLMLGVFIILLGVLYTLENLGILYAHNILRYWPILIAFYGASRVAQSQTVAQKAWGVFWIIVGSFWFLDRLDILYFNIWDLWPLILVALGASLIWRPTRSRHGFPGMSTVGDSSSTINAFALMGGFKRSNDSQDFRGGEATAIMGGCELDLRRASIQEGEAELHVIAIMGGIEIWVPENWIVVMQGVPLLGGFEDKTHPSQADTNKRLIVKGYSVMGGVEIKN